The region CCCCTTGGGACTCCCCATCGGTTTGCGAGAGAGCGATCGCTTCTTTAACCTCCTGCAAGAACTCACCGGACAACCCATCCCCCAAATTCATGCATCCGAGCGGGGACGGTTAGTCGATGCCTATGTCGATGCTCACAAATATCTCTTTGGCAAACGCGCCGTAGTCTACGGAGAGGAAGATTTAGTCGTGGGATTAACCGCGTTCCTCACAGAAATTGGCGTTAAACCCATTTTATGCGCCTCTGGAGGCAATAGCGGCCAACTCGCCGCTGCCATAGAAGCCGTCACCGCAGAGATCGTCAGAGAACCCGTCCCCGTCCGTGACAATGTGGATTTCTACGAAATAGGCGAACAAATCGATCGCATTCAACCTGATTTAATTATCGGTACGAGCAAAGGATATCCCATTGCTCGCAAACATCAAATTCCCATGATTCGCGTCGGTTTCCCCATTCACGATCGCTTTGGCGGACAGCGCCTGTTGCACCTCGGTTATCGCGGAACTCAGCGCCTGCTCGATCAAATTGTTAACGCCATTATCGACAAGAAACAAGCCGATTCCCCCGTCGGGTATGGCTATTTGTAGACAGCGATCGGGGATAGGGAGACGCGGTGACACGGTGACGCAGAGACGCGGAGAAATAGGGAACTTCCTATTCCCTATTCCCTATTCCCCATTCCCCATTCCCTAAAAAAACATCACGGAGAACCTAAAATGACTACCACCATTGATTACGCCAAACATCCTTGCTTCAATGTCGATGTAAAAGGACAATATGGACGAGTTCATTTACCCGTCGCACCCAAATGTAATATTCAGTGTAATTATTGCAATCGCAAATATGATTGCGTCAATGAAAGTAGACCTGGAGTAACCAGTACTGTTTTATCTCCAGAACAGGCACTCTATTACATGGGTCAAGTTTTGGAGAAAGAACCCCGAATTACGGTGGCTGGAATTGCCGGACCGGGCGATCCTTTTGCCAATCCAGAGCAAACCTTACGGACGATGGAATTGTTGCGGGAAGAATACCCAGAGTTAATTCTTTGTCTATCGAGCAATGGACTGAATTTAAAGCCAGAATATATTGCCAAAATTGCGGAAATTGGGGTCAGTCACGTCACCGTTACCATGAATGCGGTAGACCCAGAAATTACCCGCAAAGTTTATCGTTGGGTTCGGGATGGTAAAACGGTTTATCAAGGATTAAAAGGAGCAACCTTACTTCTAGAGCGACAATTGGAAGCCATTCAGAATTTAAAAGCGGCTGGAGTAACGGTGAAAATCAACTGTATTATTATGCCGGGAATTAACGACCATCATGCGGTAGAAGTGGCTAAAAAAGCGGCAGAATTAGGGGCGGATTTGTTCAATGCAATGGCTATGTTCCCGACTCCAGATACTCCCTTTGAAGAATTGACGGAACCCAATGCGCGGATGATGAATAAAATTCGCAAAGAGTGCGAACAATACTTACCGCAAATGCGCCATTGTACGCGCTGTAGAGCTGATGCTGTCGGATTGTTGGGCGAAGATCGATCGCAGGAATTTCATGGCTGTTTGGCGGCTTCTTCTAAACGAAAACTTCCCCAACAATCCAACAATCGCCCCTATGTTGCCGTCGCTACTGTTGAAGGAGTGTTAGTCAATCAGCATTTGGGACAAGCGCCGCAATTGCAAATTTGGGAACAAACGGGCAGCGGATTTAGTTTGGTTGAAGAACGGTTGACTCCAGAAGTGGGAACTGGATTTGAACGGTGGCAAAAACTAGCCAATAATTTGCAAGATTGTCGGGCTATTTTAGCCAGTGGCATGGGAGAGAATCCCAAGCAAATCTTAAGTCAATGTGGAATTACTCCCATCGAAATTAGTGGGTTTATTAACCTGGGATTGCAAGCCGTTTATGATGGGGAAGATCTGTCAAAATTCAAACGGCGTAAACAAACGGAATGCACTCGCCTATCCGCAGCCGCGTCTGAATGTCAAGGAGATGGTTTAGGTTGTGGATAAATTGGGGAGTAATGAACCTTGAAGAATCATGAAGAAAACGGTGATGTCTATGATTTCTAACTCCTGCACTCCTGACTTCCCAGACTTAAGAGATATGCGATCGCATAAGCAATGCGGAGCATTATCGCTCTGGCAAGATATGGGTACGGATTTTCGCATCATATTTGAGCGAGATCCAGCCGCGAGAAATCCCTTGGAGGTGTTTCTATTCTCCCCTGGATGGCACGCCTTAATTTTTTACCGTATTGC is a window of Roseofilum reptotaenium CS-1145 DNA encoding:
- the nifB gene encoding nitrogenase cofactor biosynthesis protein NifB, whose translation is MTTTIDYAKHPCFNVDVKGQYGRVHLPVAPKCNIQCNYCNRKYDCVNESRPGVTSTVLSPEQALYYMGQVLEKEPRITVAGIAGPGDPFANPEQTLRTMELLREEYPELILCLSSNGLNLKPEYIAKIAEIGVSHVTVTMNAVDPEITRKVYRWVRDGKTVYQGLKGATLLLERQLEAIQNLKAAGVTVKINCIIMPGINDHHAVEVAKKAAELGADLFNAMAMFPTPDTPFEELTEPNARMMNKIRKECEQYLPQMRHCTRCRADAVGLLGEDRSQEFHGCLAASSKRKLPQQSNNRPYVAVATVEGVLVNQHLGQAPQLQIWEQTGSGFSLVEERLTPEVGTGFERWQKLANNLQDCRAILASGMGENPKQILSQCGITPIEISGFINLGLQAVYDGEDLSKFKRRKQTECTRLSAAASECQGDGLGCG